The Lineus longissimus chromosome 6, tnLinLong1.2, whole genome shotgun sequence sequence ACCACGGCTATCGTGCCGGCCGGTTTTCCTTCTAACGGCTGTTCGAACAGCGCCTCATGAACATGAGGATCAAACTTCTCCCCTTGTTCTGGATTGATCATCACCAAGCCATTACGTTTAAAAACCTTTTTCAATTGATCTTCCGTCATAGTGAGTCCCTGAAATAAACTTTTCAGGTGTGGGTTATTGCCATTTAATTCCTCCTTGGGCACACTTTCTGTTGCTTGTTTAAGAATGTCCGCTACTTCTAGTAGGTCCTTACAAAATCCCTGGATTCCAAATAGTTTGGTGTCCTCGATCTGCTTCTTCATCCGTAGTCGAACATTCTCGGTCTCGGCAAGCGCCCGCTTGTATTTGTCCTGGAGACAATAGAGAAAAACAATTGGGTTAGAAGCATGAAACCAAAGGTTACTAACAGAAGTCAACCCCCCCCAAAGAGATACTCCATGGACCAATTTTTCATAGTCTTTTTATTCATACGTACAAAATCGTACCATATTGACTGCGCATTCTGCAAACCAACTGCTTCCAGTTTATGCAAAATCATGCACTAATTTTTCAcagtatttcttctttttcaacaattttgtatcattgtacatttctttttgaCTGACCCTGTCAAGCAAACATCACGGGGTACATTTCATGTTTACCTCTAATTCTTTATAATTTGACTGTAGTTTCTCTTTCTCCTGTGTAAGTTTCAATTCTGCCTCTGATGGACCGCCTTCTGACTTTGAGTCCCCAGAGTCTTCAGGTGGCGTGTCCTTGTTAGAGTTAGtttctgttgctgttgttgACAGCGGCTGCCCTAATCTGATAAACGCAATGAATTACAATCTGAGAATAAATGACCTCAATACAAATACAGTAACTTGTGGGGATGCTTGAAATCTCATAACTTTTCACTATTATACTAtagattctaaaataccttggtaccgtaaagtcaactttaaatggaaaatgcataagcctcgttctgagagcggagtgttttggacacgcaaccaagatgctctaccaaagttccctcgggttgcactaaaatgtggaaccatgcacacgtcacgtcaatggaatttcagctcacttcagaagtttgaggctctcaaaacactgcttcaaacacaaatcagtcaaggaagcatcaaccaccctaagttttttaatgagcactacacatatttgccgagaaaaacgctccaaatagcccatttgcgcggattttagcatcacttgagcgagccgatgcggacttcctatgcgcgctgtacaaaatgtacatgtctcattttctgtaacgttgccgtaacataatataaacaatggcgctaccggcgctccggccgggccggcgatggatggaatttgccaaattcgcatatattcaagttattttcgtggcctatctttttaagtttgaggtattttagaatagaaattgaaccctcggcttcggaccttggtcgagttaccaagacactctcgggtggagctaaaatttcgtccaaaccctcgcctgtcggctcgggtttggactgtattttagctccaccctcgagtgtcttggtaactcaaccaaggtcctccgcctcgggttcaattccttaatccatgcacttgattgggaacaacgtttacatattAAACGTGGTGTTGATCGTCGTCACGCCACCATGCATTTTAaacattagtgtaacgtgacaTGACGCgaagtcttcgtaaacgttgttcccaatcaagtgcatcgatctATAGTCATAGGGGTATGCATAGCTCATGAGCTGTATGCAATAGTCTAAACTCTAACAATAGCAGATAATTTTTTTGCTGAATTTACCAACACTGGCTCGAAACACAACACATCAGTTGTTTGGCCATGATCTTTAGTTTTTCAAGAAATCTTTTGTTACCTGTGTAATTGAATACGAGCAGGGATAAGGCCCCTGATAAGAGAAATCGGCCGTATCATTCGAGTGCACATGCTGAAGGATGCCATGCTTTTGCAATGAATGCACGTGAAAGGTCACCGCTCCACAGGCAAATGAAAGGATGAGGTTTACATAAACTTAAAGCTTATCTTTTCAATTAATTACGTCAGAATCCCAGTAGAAAACAGATTCATTCAATATATATTGAGCTCTTGTATGTTTTAAAAGACATAAGTTTGTTTTTACAGTCCGTAAAAGAATTTTTCCCCGTTTATCGTAACTTCTAATTCCTGTGTACGAGCTCTCTTATCGACGGAGGCGCCGACAAGTATGGCTGCCTTTTAATTTCTTCTTGTCATGTTCTCCAGATTGTCGCTGAGTTACCCCTTAAAACATCTTCCTAGATCCCAGGGATCAACAATATTTGCATCTAATAAGTAAGATGCATAACTTAAGCCTACGGTTTCCCAGCTGGTTTTCGTTACCTTGTGTTTTTTTGGGATATCATCATGCATATCTTCATAATCAATCAGTTTTTTTGGTACAAGCTGTACTGTTaatactgtaggcctacaccaatCAAGTCAAGTGCTTGCTCTAAAGAAGTATAAGGGCTTACTATGTATGCCTATGCACAGTGGCCTATGTTGGTTATGAAGCAGCTGTGTTGGCAACGTTGTATTTTAGATCTCCAAACAATGACTAGGCCTAAATATATTTTTATAGGCCTAGATGACTAATCGGAATCTTTACAACAGGCCTCGGGGCAGTGCCAGTGTTGCTGCATAGGCTCTTGCCAGATACAGGCGTATTTGGCAACAAACTAtctttacaataggtttttacGGTCAATAAGCTCGAGCCATTGACACTTACAGTCGTCGGGAGTCTTTttgaccgtgaagatctattgtaaatgTAAAGGTTATGCATGGTTTGTTtccccgaccctaggtggtaccggcggaTCTGGCCAAGGGCCTATGGCAATTTATAGTCACTAATTACAATATTTTCCTGGGCTTTATTTTGCAGGAGATACATAATATCCAGTATGGACAGCCCTCACATCAAGCAAGTTGTCAATGACATCCTGAGACCACAAGATGATAAGCGTCTATACAGAGGATTGGAACTTTCTAATGGGATGAAAGTGTTATTATGTAGTGATGAATCAACTGATAAATCTTCAGCTGCGATGGATGTCCATATTGGTAAGACTCTTAAGTACAATGCACATAGAGAGATGTTTAGCCTAATATCATATCACATCAAAGGGCCTACATTGTAGtggacaccattgggactgataaatgctgtaCTAGTGAATGCAATGGAAGTCGGAATGATTCATGCCTTATGTCACGCCATAATTTGAGACATGTTCACTTTCAACTTTGATGAGTGTAGGCTACTTGATCGAGCTTTTTGTTGAATGTTTTTCAGGGCACTTGATGGACCCCGACGATATCCCTGGGTTGGCACATTTTTGTGAGCACATGTTATTCCTTGGCACAAAAGAAGTAAGTactctacatgtatcatcatcatcatcatcatcatcatcatcatcatcatcatcatcatcatcaatatcaacatcatcatcatcactgcatCCAGTGGGCACTTACAGAGGTTCATTCGCAAAACCACATGAGTGGGATTTCTGAGTGTTCTGGGTGttcgtgtccgtaatgtagaggtgtccttaatagggaggttatgccattattgtccaaaaagtggattcatgtgtatgaacacggggGTCGTGAAGCTGACGTATTACACATTCCATTTAGTTTTTAATATTacctatttcaaataatttgataccATTTATATGCTaacttgaaattactttattgtaataccttatggcatttctagtggaggtcATATTAATTTGCaaacattgatatatgcaggttgtgttcgtacgctacatactacatagacagcgtacatccTTAATTAGCTGTATAATTTAAGCATTTGATTGAGCTACTGCAcagctttattctttgtaattagaACCCAAGGGGACAAACAATTAAtgcaattaatgttacaatATCAATTTAAATCAAGTTCTACTGAACTTAACTTATTTTTATTCTTCCTTGCAGTATCCACAAGAAAATGAATACACAAAGTTTTTGAGCGAGCATAGTGGTAGTGCAAATGCCTTCACCAGCTCCGAACACACTAACTACTACTTTGATGTGGCGCCTGATAACCTGAAGGAAACACTCCATAGGTACCGTCAGTTATTCATTTGTTTGAGTCTGCCATGGGCATCAAATGCTCAATTCTGTAGCAGTCATGGAAGCAGCAGTCCGGGCAAATTCATCCACCTCATTCAGtatttttagtctctgccaatGGTCAGCAAATTCTGTAGCATTCATAAAAGGCAGCACTCCGAGCTATTTCAGCCAGTAATCTCCATATCTTGGTTTACAGTTATGCTCCCTCGAGCCATGTCTTTAGGCTATGGATTGAGAAATTGGGGACATCATGCTGTATGTAGGCTTGAGTTTGGGTGGCACATCCACATTGACGAGTGCTCTGTGCACCGCGGCAAGTCTCTTTTTTAAAATCTCTGCGATATTGACAAGAGAACATACATTGTTGTATAAAATTGTTGTTTTGCAGATTTGCCCAGTTTTTCATCTGTCCA is a genomic window containing:
- the LOC135489163 gene encoding grpE protein homolog 1, mitochondrial-like, which translates into the protein MASFSMCTRMIRPISLIRGLIPARIQLHRLGQPLSTTATETNSNKDTPPEDSGDSKSEGGPSEAELKLTQEKEKLQSNYKELEDKYKRALAETENVRLRMKKQIEDTKLFGIQGFCKDLLEVADILKQATESVPKEELNGNNPHLKSLFQGLTMTEDQLKKVFKRNGLVMINPEQGEKFDPHVHEALFEQPLEGKPAGTIAVVTKTGYMLHSRTLRPALVGVVKSTS